Proteins co-encoded in one Saprospira grandis genomic window:
- a CDS encoding alpha/beta fold hydrolase, with translation MEQQAQPAGELGNFYKKQELPLAVKALRFYFRHLGSFAPNYSTKLFWKLFTRPNPRKIKDWHKEFLATAKNKSRFEVEGHEYCLFEWGEGPKTIILAHGWEGMTPDFKRLIEALLAQSDDYRIISIDFAAHGAAAGQRSNLPIFMMGLKELLRKEKEVYALIGHSLGACASFFAGLEERKEVHIQKLVMMGAYPIPYHFFLTFKEFMQVPDALFRKIFNKIQGQIDWDISQYNMYEQRYKLPVEEILLVHDELDEVASFEKIRALAAGWDKVEVFYGRHGGHSRHFRHKEVVEVVSNFVGRRKKALAN, from the coding sequence ATGGAACAACAAGCACAGCCAGCTGGAGAATTGGGTAATTTTTACAAAAAGCAAGAATTGCCCTTAGCCGTAAAAGCCTTGCGCTTTTATTTCCGCCATTTGGGCAGTTTTGCCCCCAATTATTCTACAAAGTTATTTTGGAAGCTCTTTACTCGGCCCAATCCTCGTAAAATTAAGGATTGGCATAAGGAGTTTTTGGCTACGGCCAAAAACAAAAGCCGATTTGAGGTAGAGGGCCATGAATACTGTTTGTTTGAATGGGGGGAAGGACCAAAAACCATTATTTTGGCCCATGGTTGGGAGGGCATGACGCCCGATTTCAAGCGGCTCATAGAAGCCCTTTTGGCCCAATCTGATGATTACCGCATCATTTCTATTGATTTTGCGGCTCATGGGGCGGCGGCTGGACAAAGGAGTAATTTGCCCATTTTTATGATGGGTCTAAAAGAGCTGCTTCGCAAAGAGAAAGAAGTGTATGCCTTGATTGGGCATTCTTTGGGGGCTTGTGCCTCCTTTTTTGCGGGACTAGAAGAGCGAAAAGAGGTCCATATCCAAAAATTAGTAATGATGGGCGCCTATCCTATTCCCTATCATTTCTTTCTAACTTTCAAGGAGTTCATGCAAGTACCCGATGCGCTTTTTCGCAAAATATTTAATAAAATCCAAGGACAAATTGACTGGGATATTTCGCAATACAATATGTATGAGCAGCGCTATAAACTGCCTGTAGAGGAGATCCTTTTGGTGCATGACGAGCTAGATGAGGTGGCTAGTTTTGAAAAGATCAGGGCCCTGGCGGCGGGTTGGGATAAAGTAGAAGTCTTTTATGGTCGACATGGAGGGCACTCTCGTCATTTTCGCCACAAAGAGGTGGTTGAAGTAGTGAGTAATTTTGTGGGCAGAAGAAAAAAGGCATTGGCCAATTAG
- a CDS encoding Rpn family recombination-promoting nuclease/putative transposase, with amino-acid sequence MIKDRYINPLTDFGFKKLFGEAANKELLIHFLNQLLPEKHQVEDLEYLPSERLPSSFLDRKVIFDIYCTSSRGEQFIIELQRSKQNHFIDRSIFYSTFAIQEQSERGDWNFKLWPIYTICILDFKINQPNPHNRVIRYVQLKDQDKEPFFEDLTYIYIELPNFTKTLDELEDLQDKWLYLFRYLAKLEDRPAALQERIFTGLFHAAEIASYSIEERQNYEVSLKKHRDIKNAIDTALEEGLEKGREEGLKEGEERGLEKGLEQGREEGELKAKKAMAKQMQAANLALEQIAQIIGCSLEQIKNWLKD; translated from the coding sequence ATGATCAAGGATCGCTATATCAATCCACTAACCGATTTTGGATTTAAGAAGCTTTTTGGCGAGGCCGCCAATAAGGAGCTACTCATCCATTTTCTCAATCAGTTGCTGCCCGAAAAGCATCAGGTGGAGGATCTCGAATATCTCCCTAGCGAACGCCTGCCTTCCAGTTTTCTGGACCGAAAAGTTATTTTTGACATCTATTGCACCAGCAGCCGAGGCGAGCAGTTTATTATTGAGCTGCAACGCAGCAAGCAAAATCATTTCATCGATCGCTCTATTTTTTATAGCACCTTCGCCATTCAAGAACAATCCGAACGGGGCGATTGGAATTTTAAGCTCTGGCCCATTTATACGATCTGCATTCTTGATTTTAAGATCAATCAGCCCAATCCCCATAATCGAGTGATTCGCTATGTACAGCTCAAGGACCAAGACAAAGAACCCTTCTTTGAAGACCTTACCTATATTTATATCGAGCTGCCTAATTTCACCAAAACCCTAGATGAGCTAGAAGATCTACAGGATAAATGGCTTTATCTTTTCCGTTATTTGGCCAAATTAGAAGATCGGCCCGCGGCTTTGCAAGAGCGCATTTTCACGGGGCTTTTCCATGCCGCCGAAATTGCCAGCTACTCTATTGAGGAGCGCCAAAATTATGAGGTCTCCCTCAAAAAGCATCGAGATATTAAAAATGCTATCGACACCGCCCTAGAGGAGGGCCTAGAAAAAGGACGGGAAGAAGGCCTAAAAGAAGGAGAAGAAAGAGGCTTAGAAAAAGGACTCGAACAAGGACGAGAGGAAGGTGAGCTAAAGGCCAAAAAAGCCATGGCCAAACAAATGCAGGCCGCCAACTTAGCCCTAGAACAAATTGCGCAAATTATTGGCTGCTCCCTAGAACAAATCAAAAATTGGCTAAAAGACTAG
- a CDS encoding phosphatidylserine decarboxylase: protein MQGIQYIDRKTGALCEERPPAEKYIRFLYQSPLGKLPLELLVRRKFLSAWYGRRMDKEKSAKKIADFVAAYNIDMSEALRSVEEFENFNAFFCRKLHPSARPIGEGLVSPADGKLLAFEHIDELRAFFVKGQAFNLKRFLGDEALAERYAKGSLLIIRLAPHDYHRYHFPYAGQAEEAQQIMGRYYSVSPYALARNFVKVFCENKRAYSILKTADRGDILLAPVGATMVGSIHFSYPPNAQLEKGQEMGYFAFGGSTVVMLLEPGQFELSADLLENSRRGMETAVRMGEQIGK, encoded by the coding sequence ATGCAAGGAATACAATATATAGACCGCAAAACGGGAGCGCTTTGTGAGGAGCGGCCGCCGGCGGAAAAATACATTCGGTTTTTGTATCAGAGTCCGTTGGGCAAACTGCCCTTAGAGTTATTGGTGCGCAGAAAATTTTTGTCGGCTTGGTATGGTCGACGGATGGACAAGGAGAAATCGGCGAAAAAGATTGCTGATTTTGTGGCCGCTTATAACATTGATATGAGCGAGGCGCTGCGGAGCGTGGAGGAATTTGAAAATTTCAATGCATTTTTTTGTCGAAAGCTACACCCTTCGGCTCGGCCTATTGGGGAGGGTTTGGTTTCTCCGGCCGATGGTAAACTGCTTGCTTTTGAGCATATTGATGAGCTGCGTGCTTTTTTTGTGAAGGGGCAGGCCTTTAATTTGAAGCGTTTTTTGGGCGATGAAGCCTTGGCGGAGCGTTATGCCAAGGGGAGTTTATTGATCATTCGCTTGGCGCCGCATGACTATCATCGCTATCATTTTCCCTATGCGGGGCAGGCTGAGGAGGCCCAGCAGATTATGGGGCGTTACTATTCGGTTTCGCCTTATGCTTTGGCGAGGAATTTTGTGAAAGTATTTTGCGAAAACAAAAGGGCCTATAGTATTCTAAAAACGGCTGATCGGGGCGATATTTTGTTGGCTCCGGTGGGGGCCACCATGGTGGGCAGCATACATTTTAGTTATCCGCCCAATGCCCAGCTAGAAAAGGGGCAAGAAATGGGTTATTTTGCCTTTGGGGGCTCTACGGTGGTTATGCTTTTAGAGCCGGGGCAATTTGAATTGAGTGCAGATTTATTGGAAAACAGCCGTAGAGGGATGGAAACCGCGGTTCGGATGGGCGAGCAAATTGGGAAATAA
- a CDS encoding thioredoxin family protein produces the protein MFRIATTLVLSISGIYLACSSSTPQNLSSKSADSATFELKSFRGESEETEEESPLSNVNWMTYEQAVAQLQADKAAGQKGKKIFIDIYTDWCGWCKRMDKNTFQQKEISAYLNNNFYPVKLDAEYREDILFAGNTFKYIPQGRRGYHQLAAVLLDGKMSYPTVVFLNEDFQLIQRIPGYLEVGIFDTILHYLAEDHYKKTPWEQFQQEYKSTVQR, from the coding sequence ATGTTCAGAATTGCCACTACTTTAGTTCTTTCTATTTCTGGAATCTACCTCGCTTGTAGCTCCAGTACGCCCCAAAACCTTAGCTCTAAATCTGCCGATAGCGCTACCTTTGAGCTGAAAAGCTTTAGAGGAGAAAGCGAGGAAACCGAAGAAGAAAGCCCTTTGTCTAATGTCAATTGGATGACTTATGAGCAGGCCGTTGCTCAACTCCAAGCCGATAAGGCCGCTGGCCAGAAAGGCAAAAAAATCTTCATCGATATTTATACGGATTGGTGCGGCTGGTGTAAGCGAATGGACAAAAATACCTTTCAGCAAAAAGAAATTTCGGCCTATCTCAACAACAACTTTTATCCAGTAAAACTAGATGCCGAATACCGAGAAGATATTCTCTTTGCGGGCAATACCTTTAAGTATATTCCCCAGGGCCGCAGAGGCTACCACCAGCTGGCCGCCGTCTTATTAGATGGCAAAATGAGCTACCCTACGGTGGTTTTTCTCAATGAGGACTTTCAGCTCATTCAACGCATTCCGGGCTATCTAGAGGTCGGTATTTTTGATACTATTTTACACTATTTGGCCGAGGATCACTACAAAAAAACCCCCTGGGAACAATTCCAACAAGAATACAAAAGCACAGTCCAACGCTAA
- a CDS encoding peptidase S8 produces MKSPILALLFLALPLFLWAQKPVSTGGTQTSLSCVGCFVNQAEMAFDASTSTAALIDPSALPLSTVGYVSQDYSFAAPLAVGSELRLDLAFSDNSILAGLLGTLANGLVFDRLEVELLNGTTVVSTYGGSSGTSLAELDVVDAASSRFNLLIQIPTANVDGIRIRTGALVSLGLGITPSALEVYDIKGMPTNRYYASRFTGNSGQNGLALTLCLSCGVFNEAHAASLGNDPNSQYAQMRWDIGLSLLGTEYQYVEYDWDASPNTDFLGDADGTPDAVLVQLQEVALTDLDLDLGSNLWDNNGLALMVQYTDGSSSLLDNSSPLLSANLLGAGSGRFQLVLNIPTGKTLERIEVRRNAPTLGLLTELRIYNIYTATQASLPLKLTDFRLEKDLSQGIFLQWQTESEYDMNQIVVQRADDDMFFEDLYSLSAQNDPHQSANYEFVDKQPLWGNNYYRLKFIGFAENDISYSTVKVENWQQNKSFTLYRQGDYLRIQKMEQDRKELLRLEVYSLQGQLLLQQNFAHAQAELNTADLPKLFQLQVVGEGQAYYQELIPNP; encoded by the coding sequence ATGAAATCCCCAATCTTAGCCCTTCTTTTTTTGGCCCTTCCCCTTTTTCTTTGGGCCCAAAAGCCAGTATCTACTGGCGGCACGCAAACTTCATTGAGCTGTGTCGGCTGCTTTGTCAATCAAGCCGAAATGGCCTTTGATGCGAGCACGAGCACGGCTGCCTTAATCGACCCCAGCGCTCTGCCTCTTTCGACAGTTGGCTACGTTTCTCAAGATTATTCTTTTGCGGCCCCCTTAGCGGTGGGCTCAGAACTTCGTCTAGACCTCGCTTTTAGCGATAATAGCATTCTAGCAGGTCTTTTAGGAACTCTAGCCAATGGCCTAGTTTTCGACCGCCTAGAAGTTGAGTTGCTCAACGGAACAACTGTCGTGAGTACCTATGGCGGTAGCTCCGGAACCTCTTTGGCCGAGCTAGATGTGGTTGATGCGGCTAGCTCTAGATTTAATTTGCTCATTCAGATTCCAACGGCTAATGTCGATGGGATCCGCATCCGAACAGGCGCCTTAGTTTCTTTAGGTCTTGGTATAACACCTTCAGCCCTAGAAGTCTATGATATTAAGGGCATGCCTACCAACCGCTACTACGCTAGCCGATTTACCGGAAACTCTGGCCAAAATGGCCTTGCTCTAACTCTTTGCCTCAGTTGTGGAGTTTTCAATGAGGCGCATGCCGCTAGCTTAGGAAATGACCCTAACTCTCAGTATGCACAAATGCGCTGGGACATTGGCCTCAGCCTCTTGGGTACCGAGTACCAATATGTCGAGTACGATTGGGACGCTAGCCCTAATACCGACTTTTTAGGCGATGCCGATGGTACCCCCGATGCGGTCCTTGTTCAGTTGCAGGAGGTTGCCCTAACCGATTTAGACCTAGATTTAGGCAGCAATCTTTGGGATAATAACGGCTTGGCCCTAATGGTGCAGTATACTGATGGCAGCAGCAGCCTGCTCGATAATAGCTCTCCTCTTTTGTCCGCTAATTTGTTAGGAGCAGGCTCTGGCCGATTTCAACTGGTCCTCAATATTCCCACAGGTAAAACCCTAGAGCGCATTGAGGTCCGCAGAAATGCCCCCACTTTAGGCTTGCTCACAGAGCTCCGTATTTATAATATTTATACGGCCACTCAGGCAAGCCTGCCCCTCAAGTTAACCGATTTTAGACTAGAAAAAGACCTCTCCCAAGGGATTTTCTTGCAGTGGCAAACAGAAAGTGAGTACGATATGAACCAAATTGTGGTGCAACGAGCTGATGACGATATGTTCTTTGAGGACCTTTATTCCCTAAGCGCCCAAAATGACCCGCATCAAAGCGCAAATTATGAGTTTGTCGATAAACAGCCGCTTTGGGGCAATAATTATTATCGCCTCAAGTTTATCGGCTTTGCCGAAAACGACATTAGCTACTCAACCGTTAAGGTCGAAAATTGGCAGCAAAATAAAAGCTTTACCCTCTATCGCCAAGGAGATTATCTCCGCATCCAAAAGATGGAGCAAGACCGCAAAGAATTGCTCCGATTAGAGGTCTATAGCCTTCAGGGCCAATTGTTGCTGCAGCAAAATTTTGCTCATGCACAAGCCGAATTAAATACGGCCGATTTGCCCAAACTCTTTCAACTACAAGTCGTAGGTGAAGGACAAGCTTACTACCAAGAGCTCATTCCAAATCCTTAG
- a CDS encoding hotdog fold thioesterase, with the protein MSIWRRTASLAQLNQLSENTVVSYLGIEFIEIGEDYLKARMPVTANQVQPARILHGGVSVVLAETLGSVASVLCINEDSGKQPVGLEINASHLRSVPEGGEVVGICRPIRIGRQVHFWAIELQDQKERPICSSRLTVMLRDAK; encoded by the coding sequence ATGTCTATTTGGAGAAGAACAGCCAGCCTGGCCCAGCTCAATCAGTTATCGGAAAATACTGTGGTGAGTTATTTGGGTATTGAGTTTATAGAAATTGGGGAGGATTATTTGAAGGCCAGAATGCCCGTGACGGCCAATCAGGTGCAGCCAGCGCGGATTTTGCATGGGGGAGTTTCTGTTGTTTTGGCCGAAACGCTGGGGTCTGTGGCCTCGGTCCTTTGTATAAATGAGGATAGTGGAAAGCAGCCCGTGGGTTTAGAAATCAATGCCAGCCATTTGCGTTCGGTGCCTGAAGGAGGCGAAGTAGTGGGAATTTGTCGCCCGATTCGCATTGGTCGTCAGGTTCATTTTTGGGCGATCGAATTGCAGGACCAAAAAGAGCGCCCCATTTGTAGTAGCCGCCTTACGGTCATGCTAAGAGATGCTAAATAA
- a CDS encoding VOC family protein, producing the protein MSKPAYIEFAAKDLAATKAFFHKVFQWCFEDYGPAYTAFFATNFEGGFYKAPLASSVKSGGALLVLYAEDLPACLAQVEAAGGEISQDIFVFPGGARFHFIEPSGNELAVWSEQASPHV; encoded by the coding sequence ATGTCAAAACCTGCTTATATAGAATTTGCTGCCAAAGACTTAGCGGCCACTAAAGCCTTTTTCCATAAGGTATTTCAGTGGTGTTTTGAGGACTATGGTCCAGCTTATACGGCCTTTTTTGCGACTAATTTTGAGGGGGGATTTTATAAAGCGCCCCTAGCCTCTTCGGTAAAATCTGGGGGCGCCCTCTTGGTCCTTTATGCCGAAGATTTGCCTGCTTGTTTGGCCCAAGTAGAGGCTGCAGGGGGAGAAATCAGCCAAGATATTTTTGTTTTTCCTGGCGGGGCTCGTTTTCACTTTATAGAGCCCAGCGGCAACGAATTGGCCGTTTGGTCAGAACAAGCCAGCCCGCATGTCTAG
- a CDS encoding transglutaminase-like domain-containing protein, which translates to MQELAPYLASSYFIESDHPDIQEFAKKVSAQAKTPAEKVQALYYAVRDGWSYYPYHLRLKKEALRASYILQKDYGYCVEKSVLFASCLRAIGVPARLGFANVRNHLATKKVEEYLRTDLMVFHAYTEVFLHNRWIKLTPVFNKTLCERLNVAPLDFNGQDEAIFQESDKSGQPFMSYEKEYGHFADLPLALFIQELRHYYPHIFEQRIQSKDIIVDF; encoded by the coding sequence ATGCAAGAGCTCGCGCCCTATTTGGCCAGCAGTTATTTTATAGAATCTGACCATCCTGATATTCAGGAATTTGCAAAAAAAGTTAGTGCCCAAGCAAAAACCCCAGCCGAAAAAGTACAGGCGCTCTACTATGCCGTTCGAGACGGTTGGAGCTACTACCCTTATCATCTTCGCCTAAAAAAGGAGGCCTTGAGGGCCAGTTATATTTTGCAAAAAGACTATGGTTATTGCGTCGAGAAATCGGTCCTTTTTGCCAGTTGTCTTCGGGCCATAGGAGTTCCCGCCCGCCTCGGTTTTGCCAATGTGCGCAACCATTTGGCCACTAAAAAAGTAGAGGAATATCTGCGGACCGACCTGATGGTTTTTCATGCCTACACCGAGGTTTTTTTGCACAATCGTTGGATCAAACTCACCCCCGTTTTCAATAAAACGCTTTGCGAGCGCCTTAATGTGGCCCCTCTAGATTTTAATGGGCAAGATGAGGCCATTTTTCAAGAATCGGATAAATCTGGACAGCCATTTATGAGCTACGAAAAGGAGTATGGTCATTTTGCAGACCTCCCTCTTGCGCTTTTTATTCAGGAGCTCCGCCATTATTATCCTCATATTTTTGAGCAGCGGATTCAGAGCAAAGACATTATTGTTGATTTTTGA
- the metG gene encoding methionine--tRNA ligase encodes MSKKYTLTAALPYANGALHLGHLAGAYLPADIYARFLRRQGKDLAFVCGSDEHGAAITIRAKKEGRSPQEIIDHYHALNKKTFEQLGISFDIYHRTSSELHHKTAQDFFLQLLEKGDQFEQKTTEQYYDEDFKQFLADRYIQGTCPKCGHEEAFGDQCEKCGSTLSPTELINPISTMSGKTPVLKETTHWYFRLDQHEAWLKEWVEKGQVDGQQLHDPSQWRKHVLGQCLSWIEGGLQPRAITRDLDWGIKLPIENAEGKVLYVWFDAPLGYISATKAWAEEQGKNWEDYWKGEDTELIHFIGKDNIVFHCVVFPAMLKAAGDYVLPKNVPANQFLNLEGKKFSKSRGWVIEQHQYLQDFAEFPNKEDALRYALIRSLPENKDGDFKWEEFVALHDNELADNLGNFFNRVLSFIKKYSAGKLPAADLDLLIQGSEVGSESSYKTFCQTEILPLVERLEKEIMAFELRQAIQTVLELSRLGNGMFQNNSPWKVAKENPKAAEVQTVLALGVQIAACLNILLEPFLPFVAKKMQELLNWSADLDWEGLKAKLAEGQSLLAVGHALAEPKVIFAKINNKKDKRWSDLIAQQEQLLQDRLKALEAEAKRKAQEEANQKRLPEIEFDDFTKVEMRLAKVISAKKVKKADRLLEIEVDLGGEKRTVVSGLAKFYTPEELLGQQVVMVVNLKPRKLRGIVSQGMILTAENPDGSLSLLQPWKDMQDGALIK; translated from the coding sequence ATGTCAAAGAAATATACCCTTACTGCAGCCCTTCCTTATGCTAATGGGGCCTTGCACCTTGGCCATTTGGCGGGGGCCTATTTGCCTGCCGATATTTATGCCCGTTTCTTGCGCCGACAAGGCAAAGATTTGGCCTTTGTTTGTGGTTCTGATGAGCATGGCGCAGCCATTACGATTCGGGCCAAAAAAGAGGGGCGGAGTCCTCAGGAAATTATTGACCATTATCATGCACTCAATAAAAAAACCTTTGAGCAGCTCGGTATTTCTTTTGACATTTATCATCGGACGAGTAGTGAGCTGCACCATAAAACGGCCCAAGATTTCTTTTTGCAGCTGTTGGAAAAAGGCGATCAGTTTGAGCAAAAGACCACAGAGCAATATTATGATGAAGACTTTAAGCAGTTTTTAGCCGATCGTTATATTCAGGGGACTTGCCCTAAGTGTGGACATGAGGAAGCTTTTGGCGACCAATGCGAAAAATGTGGCTCTACGCTTTCGCCTACAGAATTGATCAATCCAATTTCTACGATGAGTGGAAAAACGCCTGTGCTAAAGGAAACTACGCATTGGTATTTCCGTTTGGACCAGCATGAAGCTTGGCTCAAAGAATGGGTGGAAAAAGGGCAGGTCGATGGCCAGCAATTGCATGATCCCAGCCAATGGCGCAAGCATGTTTTGGGCCAATGCCTTTCTTGGATCGAGGGCGGCCTACAACCCAGAGCCATTACTCGCGATTTGGATTGGGGAATCAAATTACCCATTGAAAATGCCGAGGGCAAAGTGCTTTATGTTTGGTTTGATGCCCCCTTGGGCTATATTTCGGCCACTAAGGCTTGGGCCGAGGAGCAAGGCAAAAATTGGGAAGATTACTGGAAAGGAGAGGATACCGAATTGATCCATTTCATTGGAAAAGACAATATTGTTTTCCATTGTGTGGTTTTTCCCGCCATGCTCAAAGCGGCAGGCGATTATGTTTTGCCAAAAAATGTTCCCGCCAATCAGTTTTTGAACTTAGAGGGCAAAAAGTTTTCTAAATCAAGAGGTTGGGTGATTGAGCAGCATCAATATTTGCAAGACTTTGCCGAATTTCCCAATAAGGAAGATGCGCTGCGCTATGCCTTGATTCGCAGCTTGCCCGAAAACAAAGATGGCGATTTCAAATGGGAGGAATTTGTGGCCCTACACGATAATGAGCTAGCCGATAACTTGGGGAACTTCTTCAACCGAGTGCTCAGCTTTATTAAAAAATATAGTGCGGGCAAATTGCCTGCGGCCGATTTAGATTTGCTGATTCAGGGATCTGAGGTGGGCAGTGAAAGCAGCTACAAAACGTTTTGCCAAACAGAAATCCTGCCTTTGGTAGAGCGTTTGGAAAAAGAAATCATGGCTTTTGAATTGCGCCAAGCCATTCAAACGGTCCTAGAACTCTCTCGTTTGGGTAATGGAATGTTCCAAAATAACTCGCCTTGGAAAGTGGCCAAAGAGAACCCCAAAGCGGCAGAAGTGCAAACCGTTTTGGCCCTTGGGGTACAAATTGCCGCCTGCCTCAATATCTTGCTAGAGCCATTTTTGCCTTTTGTCGCCAAGAAAATGCAAGAGCTCCTCAACTGGTCAGCGGATTTGGATTGGGAGGGCTTGAAAGCAAAATTGGCTGAAGGCCAAAGCCTTTTGGCTGTGGGCCATGCTTTGGCAGAACCCAAAGTCATCTTTGCCAAAATCAATAATAAGAAAGATAAGCGCTGGTCCGATTTGATTGCGCAACAAGAGCAGTTGTTGCAAGATCGGCTCAAAGCTTTAGAGGCGGAGGCCAAGCGCAAAGCCCAAGAAGAAGCCAACCAAAAGCGTTTGCCCGAGATCGAGTTTGATGATTTTACAAAGGTAGAAATGCGCTTGGCCAAGGTGATCTCGGCCAAAAAGGTGAAAAAAGCAGATCGATTACTGGAAATTGAGGTAGACTTGGGCGGAGAAAAACGAACCGTAGTTTCTGGCTTGGCCAAATTCTATACGCCCGAAGAGCTCTTAGGCCAACAGGTGGTGATGGTGGTCAATTTGAAGCCTAGAAAACTCAGAGGAATTGTTTCGCAAGGCATGATTTTGACAGCTGAAAATCCAGATGGTAGCCTCTCTTTGCTCCAACCCTGGAAGGACATGCAAGATGGCGCCTTGATTAAATAG
- a CDS encoding TetR/AcrR family transcriptional regulator — protein sequence MKKSAKTRQHIIETTAPIFNQQGYIGSSLTDLCQATGLSKGAIYGHFQNKEELALAAFNYNLRQLSQAIMKRVDAEDRPSDKLAAILQFYQDYHHFAIPFGGCPILNLGIDAQGQHPQFLARVVEVIKKLESHIRRLILAAMQAGEFRSNLDEQKISRQIFSLLEGAIFMTLSLNNSQYLLDATDLAQEILRDCQLSPAPLQ from the coding sequence ATGAAAAAATCGGCCAAAACAAGGCAACATATTATAGAAACAACGGCTCCTATTTTTAACCAACAGGGCTATATCGGCAGCAGCTTAACAGACCTTTGCCAAGCCACAGGACTAAGCAAGGGGGCCATTTATGGCCACTTCCAAAATAAAGAAGAATTGGCCCTAGCGGCCTTTAATTACAACTTGCGCCAACTTAGCCAAGCCATCATGAAAAGGGTTGATGCCGAAGATCGACCTAGCGATAAACTAGCGGCTATTCTCCAATTTTATCAGGATTACCACCATTTCGCCATCCCTTTTGGGGGTTGTCCTATTCTTAATTTGGGGATAGATGCCCAGGGACAACATCCTCAATTTTTGGCCCGAGTAGTCGAGGTGATTAAAAAACTAGAAAGTCATATTCGCCGCCTAATTTTAGCCGCTATGCAAGCCGGAGAGTTTCGGTCCAACTTAGATGAGCAAAAAATTAGTCGGCAGATTTTTTCCCTTTTAGAGGGCGCTATTTTCATGACGCTTAGTCTAAACAACAGCCAATATTTACTGGATGCCACAGATTTGGCCCAAGAAATACTCAGAGATTGTCAGCTATCCCCTGCTCCCCTACAATAA